A genomic segment from Nicotiana sylvestris chromosome 1, ASM39365v2, whole genome shotgun sequence encodes:
- the LOC138871990 gene encoding uncharacterized protein gives MRHIENMFKQMMEKNTDSVSQLASHSTSIRNLEIQMGQISQALNTHPKGELPSDTVVNPNGGNNTGHAMVVTKRSGKGGNTPTSSQRKLVDEEKVVQEEEILNNVEKSNDEVWIDIDDSVEETQKEVTLSRDHIIDMPEPVAQMSNALLPKPPPPYPQRHAKKNGENQFRKFIQMMKSLSINVPLAEALEQIPFYAKFMKDLVTKKWSMNFETIKITHQVTANVHSMAPNLEDPDTFMIHCTIGSAEFAKALCDLKRPLGVIKDVLVRVDKFILPADFVILDCEVDYEMPIIVGRPFLATGKAILLNFDDDEMDGFVECVNSLQGMGSYTYEPHKLSLDIAYRTTPPTKPSIEEPPILELNPLPPHLLYEFPGPSSSLLVIHSSCLTNVQVDSTFAVLQKRTKNMVDIAEYSGDKPCICMHKINLEEGDKPSIEHQKRLNEAMQ, from the exons ATGAGGCATATTGAGAATATGTTCAagcaaatgatggagaagaatacCGATTCCGTTTCCCAACTTGCCTCCCATAGTACATCAATCCGTAACTTGGAAATTCAAATGGGGCAAATCTCTCAAGCTCTAAATACTCATCCTAAGGGGGaactaccaagtgacacggtggtGAACCCAAATGGTGGGAACAACACTGGGCATGCCATGGTCGTTACTAAAAGGAGTGGAAAAGGTGGGAATACACCCACCTCAAGCCAAAGGAAACTTGTGGATGAAGAGAAAGTAGTGCAAGAAGAGGAGATCTTGAACAATGTTGAGAAATCCAATGATGAGGtttggattgatattgatgatagtgTGGAAGAGACTCAAAAGGAGGTGACCCTGTCTAGGGATCACATTATTGACATGCCGGAACCGGTAGCGCAAATGTCTAATGCATTATTGCCTAAGCCTCCACCTCCCTACCCTCAAAGACATGCAAAGAAAAATGGTGAAAACCAATTCAGGAAGTTTATACAAATGATGAAGAGTCTCTCAATCAATGTGCCATTAGCTGAAGCCTTGGAGCAAATTCCCttttatgcaaagttcatgaaggatCTTGTGACAAAGAAGTGGTCGATGAATTTTGAAACTATAAAAATAACTCATCAAGTAACTGCAAATGTGCATTCAATGGCTCCCAATTTGGAGGATCCCGATACTTTCATGATTCATTGTACAATTGGAAGTGCTGAGTTTGCaaaagctctttgtgatcttaAG AGACCTTTGGGAGTGATTAAGGATGTTttggttcgtgttgataaattcattctaCCAGCGGATTTTGTCAttcttgattgtgaggttgattatgAGATGCCGATTATTGttggtagacctttccttgctacggggaag GCCAtcttgctcaactttgatgatgacgAGATGGATGGTTTCGtggaatgtgtgaactctttgcaaggaatggggtcgtacacATATGAACCCCACAAATTGTCCTTGGATATTGCATATAGGACAACTCCTCCTACAAAGCCTTCAATCGAAGAGCCTCCTATCTTAGAGTTAAAtccattgcctccacatcttcTATATGAATTTCCTGGCCCCTCTTCTTCTTTACTAGTTATTcattcctcttgtttgactaacgtgcaggtagactCTACATTTGCAGTGCTACAAAAAAGGACAAAGAATATGGTGGACATTGCCgaatattcgggggataagccttgcatttgcatgcacaagattaactTGGAGGAAGGGGACAAGccatctattgaacatcaaaaGAGACTCAATGAAGCCATGCAATAG